The Desertifilum tharense IPPAS B-1220 DNA segment TGTGGGAAGAATTCCCAGAATTAGCAAACTCGACCTTCAGAGGCGAATTTGAGCGAGCAATGTCGCGTCAAGTCACCGTTCACTTTGAAGAATTTTACTCGCTTCTCAGCATCTGGCTAGAAGTAAAAGCCTATCCCTACCAAGAAGGATTATCTGTTTACTTTCGCGATGTCACCACCCGCAAACAAGCTGAGGCCGAACTCTTAGAGCGATCGTACCTTTCCACCCTAGCAACTGAAGTGGGTACCATCTTGGTTCAGGGCGGAACGCTTCCCGATATTTTAGAGCGGTGTGCAAATGCGATTGTCCAAGAATTAGATATTGCTGGCGCGAAAATTTGGCTGTTTGCAACCGATTCGCAAATGCTGGAATTACAAGCAGTGGCGGGTCAACTGTCCTATAGCGAAGCTTTCCCCGTACGAATTGCGATCGGGATTTCAATTATTGGCTTTATTGCTCACAATCGCCAGCCTTACCATACGAATAACCTCCTCAAAGATGCCTGGTTTGGGGCCTCAACTTGGGCCGAAGAAGAACAACTCAGCGCTTTTGCGGGATATCCGTTAATTGTTGAAGACCGACTGATTGGCGTTATGGCGGTTTTTAGCAAGCGGGCATTTAGCGTTGAACTGGATAATACTTTAAGTTGGGTGGCGAATGCGATCGCCGTTGCGGTGGATCGATCTTGGGCGCGCGAAGCCTTGATGTCTCGCCGCGAAAGCCTACTGTTTCAACTGGCTAACCAAATTCGCAAGTCTTTAGACCTCAACACAATCTTAACGACGGCGGTTAGCGAAATTCGTAACTTACTCAATATCGATCGCTGTCAGTTTATGTGGTGCTGGCCGCATCAAGCCTATTTATCGATTACGCACGAATCCGCAGCATCAGACATTGCCAGCGGCTTAGGTGATTTTTCTCCCACAGATACAACCATTTTAATGGAGAAGATCCAAAACCTGGAAACGCTTCGGATTGAAGAAACTCATGACTCGACAAGCGAACTTGCAGAGGATACTGACTTGGGGATATTGCAGGCGTCGCTGTTTCATCAAGGAATTTCTTCTCAACTGTTGGTTCCCCTAGAAACGCGCACCGGACAACTCGGAGCTATTATATGCAGTCATTGTAGCGGGCCGCGCCCTTGGAGCAATTCTGAGGTGGAGTTACTTCAAGCCGTGACCGATCAATTGGCGATCGCGATCGATCAAGCCGAACTTTATGCTCAAAGTCACGCGGCGGCTTTTGCAGCCAAAACCCAAGCCGAACAATTAAGCGAAGCCTTAGAAACTCTCAAGTCAACCCAGGCTCAACTGATTCAACATGAAAAAATGTCGAGTTTGGGTCAAATGATTGCTGGAATTGCCCATGAAATTAATAATCCAGTGAATTTTATTACTGGAAATCTGACGCACGCTAGTAACTATATTGAAGATTTGATGGATTTATTAAAACTCTATCAAGACTATTATCCTAATGCCGATCGAACTATTCAAGATAAGACTCAGGATATTGATTTAGAGTTTCTTGAAGAAGATTTGCCCAGCCTCTTAGAATCGATGCAGGTGGGGGCGGAACGGATTCGTCAAATTGTGTTATCTTTGCGAAACTTTTCGCGTTTGGATGAATCGGAAATGAAACCTGTCAATATTCATGAGGGGATAGACAACACCCTGATGATTCTGCAACATCGCCTCAAGCCCAAGACAGCCAATCAAGCCATTCAGGTGATTAAGGAGTACGGCGACCTGCCGCAAATTGGGTGTTATCCCGGTCAGCTCAATCAGGTTTTTATGAATATTTTAAGTAATGCGATTGATGCGTTAGAAGCTTCTTCAGAATTATCGGCAGTTGTCCCTGTAACTTCTTATTCTTCAAGTTTGCCTTTAATGCCAACTATTTGGATTCAGACTAAATATATTAACGACCAATGGATTGCAATTCATGTCATTGATAACGGACAAGGGATGTCTGAAGAAGTGCGATCGCGTCTATTCGATCCCTTTTTTACAACCAAGCCAGTCGGCAAAGGTACGGGTTTAGGTCTATCGATTAGCTATCAAATTGTTGTCGAAAAACATAAAGGCAAACTGCAATGTTTCTCTGAAGTGGGTAAAGGAGCCGAATTTATAATCGCGATTCCCGTTGCTCCCACCGAACCCCTGACTTGAGGTTAGGACTATTCCTAGAAGTAGAGAAAAAGGGCGAGGGCATCTCCTCAAATTTCCGCCTAAAGGGAAATAGGAGAGTTAAGCAAAAGTTGTTATTAGGTTAAATATTGAATTCTGCAATTGTCCGAGAATTCAGTCCTCATTAACCTGATTCGATTCCGAAGTAGATTCTCCAATGTTTCTAAAACATTGAGCAGTTGAAGACATTTTGCGAATCGTACAACTGAGTATGACTAAAATGCCGACAGTTCAGACCCGAAAGCAAGCCCAAAGACCCCCCGAAAGTATTTGGACGCGATTTGAGAGCAAACCCTCGCCCAAAACCCAAGTGAAACCCAAACGTCAGTTTCGCTGGGTTGTCGATGCCGTCTGGCCCCTAGCCTCGCTCGCAGTCGCCGCGATCGCCATCCTCCTACCCGGTTCCCTTCCCACCCAAGCCCGCTTATCGCTCTTTGCCTTTGCCCTCGCCGTCATCCTCTGGTCAACCACCCGCCTCAACGCCGCCTACATCGCCCTGATTGCCATGCTCCTGCTGGTGTTGAGTGGAGGAAGTCCGCAAGAACAACTGTTTGACGCCCTTGCCTCCGACATTATTTGGCTGATGATCGGCGCATTTATTTTAGGGGGTGCCGTCCAGAAAACCGGACTTGCCAGTCGCCTCACGCAACTGGTTGTCGCGCGGGCCCACAACGTCAGCAGCGTTTTTTGGCTCGTCACCACCCTGCTGATCCTGCTAGCCTTCGTTATCCCCTCAACCTCCGGTCGAGCCGCCGTCGTCATTCCCATCTTTCGCAGCATCGCCAAGGCTGCGGGCGATCGCCGTATCACCCGCGCCCTCGCCTTGCTGATGCCCACCATTATCCTCGTTTCCACCATCAGCGCCCTGGTTGGAGCCGGATCGCACCTGATCGCCCTAGATTTGCTGCAACAAATTAGCAGCGAGTCCATCTCCTTTCTGCAATGGTCAATTTATGGCCTACCCTTTGGTATCGTTGCCAGTTACCTCTCGTGTTGGATCGTCATGCGCCTATTTTTAGACCGCAAGCGCCGCCAGCGACCCATCCGAGTCCCCCAACAGGCTGCCAACCGACCCCTTTCCCAAGCAGAATGGACAACCTTGGGCATCATTACAGGCACGATCGCCCTTTGGCTGACCGCCGACTGGCACGGACTCGAAATTGCCACGGTTACTGTTGTTGCAGCCGCCTTGCTCACCGCCCCAGGCATTGGCGTTCTCAGTTGGAAAGACGGTCTCAAAGCCGTTTCTTGGAATTTAATTATCTTCGTTGGCGCAGCCCTCGTCCTCGGCCATGCCCTCATTGACTCCGGTGCAGCCCAATGGATTATCGACCGCTTATTTGGTGCAACCGGCATTGCTCAAGCCAGTTCGCCTGCCATTCTTTTACTGATTCTCAGCTTTATCTCCTTAACCTCGCATATCTACATGACCTCGCATACAGCGCGGGCGGCGGCTTTAGTACCCGCCTTGCTGTACCTAGGGAGTAGTTTGCAACTCAACCCCGTGGCGGTGTTATTTATCAGCACCGTGGGGATGGACTATTGTTTGACGTTCCCGGTGAGTTCCAAAGCGCTGCTGATGTTCCAGGAACTAGAAGGCGAAACCTATCAGCCTTCAGACCTGTTGTATTTAAGCGCAGTGCTGCTGCTCGTGCATTTAGTGCTAATGCTGGCTTTCTATTACGGCTACTGGCGTTGGATTGGTTTAGCGCTCTAGGAAAAACGACATGAATTTACGACAAAAATTGTTAACCACCTTTGGGGGTCTGGCTTTATTGGCCCTAACCACGGCCGGGATGACCGTTTGGGCGATCGCGCAATGGCAAAGCAGCAACGCTCAACTTGAAGCCCATTACGAACGCAGCCTACTCTTACAACGGATTCAAGCCAGCGTTTTCCGCGCCTTTAAGGAAGTTCCCGATGCCGTCAGCGGTGGCGATCTCGATGCGGCTGAAGAATTTGACGCCTTTTTGGGCCCCATCGAAACCGACTTTGAACGCTGGGCGGCTTTAGCCGATACCGCCGAGGAAGAACAACAAGTAGAAGAGGTGCGCTTGGCTTACCAACAATTAGTCGCAAGCGCCCAACGGGTCTTTGCTCTAGTGGATGCCGGACAGCGGCGAGAGGCCTTTGTGCTGCTAGAAGGCGAATTAGAAGATGAAGATTTTGAGTCGTTTCAGACCTTAACCGAACAAGCGATCGCCTCCGATCGCGACTACCGTTCCTCCGTTCACCGTCAAGTCCAGCGCACCTTAGATACCACCCGCATTGTTTTAGCGATCGCCGCTTTTGGCACCACCTCTTTAATTCTGCTGCTGTTTGCTTATCTAGCCTCCGACTTATTTTCCCCTTTGCGAGAAGTCAAACAAGCCTTAGAAGATGTCACAACTGGGGACTTTCAGCGCCAACTCGATGAAGAAAGGGCTGATGAAATTGGCGATATTCACCGCGCCTTCAATCAGATGATGGCAGCACTGCAACTGAGGGAACAAATGGCAGGCTTAGGAGCCATTCCCGCCCATTCAGAACCCGTCTGGCAAGAACGCCCCTCCAGAGTCACCTTGCATCGGCTGGTGTCGCAGTTGCGATCGCGCGTGACCCAATTAAACAGCGAAGTCAATGGTAACGGTGCGACTGCTGTTATCCCCAAGCAAGAACTGATTCAGCAACTCGATCGCCTGCTGCAAGCCGTCACCAGAGTCACTGAATTTGGCTTTCCTTTAGACCTCAACCTGGCACGCACCGATATTCGCACGCTCATTTATGAAGTCTTGCTACGCTTCCACGACGAACTCGCCCAACGGGCCATTAGTTTAGAGCTAGACATTGGCCTAGAGGTAAAATTTGCCACGGTCGATCGCCTAAAACTGCGAGAAGCCATTGGGGAACTCGTCCGCAACGCCCTAGCCGCCTTACCGGAAATGGGGGGACGCGTGGGAGTCCGTGCCAACCTCAGCACCGAAGGCACCGAACTGCTGATTGAAGTGGCGGATAATGGTCGGGGTGCAGAATTGCCGTTAGTTCCGTTGGAATCTGAAGACCATCCTGGCGTGGGACTGCAACTCACGAGAGCGATCGTTGAACAGCATGGCGGTCATTTGGTGATTGACAGTCAGCCGGGAGTCGGAACCTACGTGCAAATGCAACTCCCCCTCAGAGATTGAGAGGCGGGAAATCGGGTAAAAAATAGTTAAGCCTTGCGAAACCCAACACAACCCTGGCTGCTGTTGGGTTTCGTCTCTCAACCTAACGACATTCAGAGCGGGAAATCTATCTTACTCTAGAGCTTGCTGTCTTTCCCCAGAGGTAAGGCATTTCAAAACTAGGCACTGACAATAGAGGTTATCTTCCAAAACCGTTTCTTACGTTTTAGATAAACTTCTTATGACCTTAAACATTTTAATTGCACCCTCTGGATTCAAAGAAAGCTTAGAAGCTGACGAAGTTGCTGATTGTATTGAAGCTGGAATTCTCCGAGTTTTGCCTAGCGCTCGCATTCAGAAAGCCCCCTTGGTGGATGGTGGCGAAGGCTTCACTAGAGGCTTAGTGAATGCCACTGGAGGAACCTTGCATTCCGCGATCGTTACTGGTCCTGTCGGTCAATCTGTTGCTGCACATTTTGGCTTTTTGGGAGGAGATGGCCCCAGAACGGCTGTCTTAGAAATGGCGGCGGCGGCGGGGTTGCGTCTAGTCCCCCGCGAGGCTCGCAATCCCCTATTAACAACCACCTATGGGGTAGGAGAGTTAATTAAAGCGGCTCTAGACGCAGGTGCAGAACGCATTTTAGTAGGTTGCGGCGACTCTGGAACCAATGACGGCGGCGCGGGGATGGCGCAAGCTTTGGGCGTTCGCTTGCTGAATGCGGAGGGCGAAGAGATTGGACGCGGCGGCGGCGAATTGATTCATTTAGACCGGATCGACATGAGTCAGCGCGATCCGCGCCTTGCAGAGGTACAAATTGATGTGGCTTGCAACTGGCATAATTTGCTATGCGGGCCGAAGGGGGTGGCGAGGGTGTTTGGCCCGCAAAAAGGCGCATCCCCTGAAACGGTAGAACAGATGGCCGCCGCGCTGGATCGCTATGCCGAGATTATTCAACGCGATTTAGATTTAGACGTGCGGGAAGCACCGGGAAGCGGCGCATCGGGAGGGTTAGGAACGGGGCTATCTGCTTTAGTAGGGGCAACTCTACACCCCCGCTATGACATTGTGATGCAGTATTTAGATTTAGAAACTCTCTTGCAAGAATCGGATTTAGCGATTACAGCAGAGGGGAGTATTGATTTTCAAACGCCACGGGGAAAAATTCCGGCGGAAGTGGGGCGACGGGCTAAAAAATATGGGATTCCGGTGGTGGCGATCGCCGGAACCATTGGGGAAGATGCCCAAGTTAATTTTGATTGCGGGATTGATTCGTTTGAAAGTATCTTAGATGGCCCTTGCAGTTTAGAGGACGCGATCGCCAATGCCTGCGAACTGGTGACTAATGCCGCAGAACGATTGACGCGCCTGCTGTTGGTTGGTCAACGCCTGAGTGCCTAGAGTCTAGCCCCCTCATCCTAGGGTGAGGGGGCTAAAAATATTTAGGTTTAATTGAGGATCGCCCGCTTCGGAGTTTTCAGGCAAAAGTTGAAAAATCAGCAGACTGTATTGGTGTTGAACCTGCTGTAGCAACCTAAAATTAAAATAGGGATTGTTCGTTGAACAGGAAAACTACTTGCAAGTCATTTCCGTTGCGATGGGAAAAGTCAAAGCAAGTTAAACTATAAAGTCCAAGGCTTTCTTTACAAACGCGCTTTCATCTGTTAGAACTCATAACGGCTTTCCCTCTCCGTTGTTTGCACTGAATCCATGCCTCCTAGAAAACTATCCGAGTCTGAAAAAAACGAGATCCTAAGTCTTTACCGAGAAACACCGGAAACGACTTCCACCCTGGCGACGCGCTATGGCGTGAGCAATTCGACGATTAGTCGGTTGCTCAAAAGTCGCTTACCGGCGGCAGAATACGAGATATTGGTACAGCAGAAACGGGCAGCGGCGGGTAAGGGTCAACCTCCGCAACTTTTTGATCTTGAGGCAATGAAGACTCAGCCATCGGACGCAGTTGCAGAAGATGACGATCCAGAAGAAGAGGTGGCGGCGGCTATCAATTTGCCCACCCGTTACGCATCTGCACGCCAAGAATCTGAAATTTTAGAGTCTCCCCTAGCAGACGAAACGTATCAAGGTCAAGCCAGCGCCCTTAAGGAATTATTAGGGGAAGATTTACTCTTAGATCGCGAAGCCGACTTAGAAGAGGACGATGAGGAGGATGAAGACTTTGATGATGACGATGATGAGGATTATCTAGACGACGAGGATGACGAGGAGGAGGAATATTTTCCGCCCAAGCCCATTCTGGCACGGTCTAAGAATCGTAAAAGTACGGCCCCTCCGATTGAAGTGTTGCCGTTAGCGGAGGCGAATATCCCGAAAATTTGTTATCTGGTGATCGATCGCGCCGCTGAGTTAATTACCCGTCCGTTGCGCGATTTTGGCGATTTGGGCGATATTCCCGATGTGGAGGAGTTGGAAAGAACCCTACCGATTTTTGATAACCATCGGGTGGCGCGGCGGTTCTCGAAGCGATCGCAACGGGTGATTAAGGTTCCCGACGGCCGAATGTTTCACAAAGTTGGCGAGTATCTGCAAGCTAAAGGGATTACCCGCTTGCTGATTGACGGTCAGGTTTATTCTCTCTAAGTTTGTGCCAAAAGAACCCGGACAAGCGGGTTCTTTTGATTAGAAATCAAATTCATCATCCTCATCAGCCGCATTGACAGAAGCCGAAGATCGACGAGAAGCCGAGGGTAAACCCCAAAGGGGGATGAGGATCGCGCCTGCAATTAAGCCGATACTGGCACTAAAGGCTAAGACTAAGCCAAACGGGAGTTGAATAGACTCGAAGACCAGAAAGCGCAGGGAAACGGGGGCCGCATTTTGTACGGAGACAAGGGCGATCGCGCTGACCCAAAGGGCGAAAATAATCGAAATCAGAAATAGCGGGAACGTATTCATACCTTAGCTTAGGCGGCGACAGGGGAAACGGCTTGAATCAGCGTTTCTAAGAAAGCGGCGATTTGTGCTTGTTTTTCCAGGGAGTCAGTTTCGAGGTAAACGCGCATTAGGGGTTCTGTTCCGGAAGGACGCAGGAGAACCCAACCGCCATCTTCAAGATAGAGCTTTAAACCATCTTTGTGGCTGACCTGTTTCACCCCAATTCCGGCGATCGCATTTGGGGGATTTTGCTGATAGGTGGCGATAACAGCCGCTTTGTGGGCGTCTTCTAGATGCAAATCGATGCGATGATTGTAGCGAGGCCCGCCGGTTTGGGCGATCGCTTCTTCTACGAGTTGCGATAGCGGTTTCCCTTCAGAGGCGATCGCTTCCACAACCAGGAGATTAGCTAAAATCCCATCCTTTTCTGGGATATGCCCGATAATACTTAAGCCTCCCGACTCTTCCCCGCCAATTAAGACATCCGTTTGGCGCATCTTCTCGCCAATATACTTAAAGCCAACGGGAGTTTCAAAACACTCCAAGCCGTAACGCTCGGCTAGATTGTCCAATAAATGCGTTGTCGCGACCGTGCGGACAATTGCACCAGTTTTGCCCTTATTTTGAATTAAGTGGCGTGCAAGCAGCAATAAGACCGTATTGGGGGTCAAAACATTACCCTGCTCGTCCACAATCCCAAAGCGATCGCTATCACCATCAGTGGCTAACCCCACATCGGCCCCGCTGGCTTTCACCGCCGTCATTAACGCTCCTAGTTGGTCGGGAGTCGGTTCTGGCATCCCCCCCCCAAACAGCACGTCGCGATGGGTGTGGAACGATTCTAGCTGGCAACCGCACTCTTCTAACAGCGCATCTAGATAACCGCGCGAGGTGGCGTATAGCGCATCGTATCTGACCTTGAGTTTAGCCGCGCGAATCGTGTCGAGATCGACTAACGTCCGCAAAAAGTCGAGGTAGGCAGGTTTGGGGTCAAACTTAGAAATAAGCTGGCTGGGAACTTGGCGGGGAGAGTCGTCTGTGGCGTTCTCTAAATTGGCGACAATTGCGTCGGTAATTTCTGGCGTTGCCGGGCCAGCGTAATCGGGGATATATTTAATCCCACAATAGCGGGCCGGGTTGTGGCTGGCGGTGAACATTAAGGCCCCCGCCGAGTTTAGCAGTTTGGCATTGTAGGCGATCGCTGGCGTGGGACAATCGCGATCGGCGATCTTTACCGTCCATCCTAACTCGGCTAAGATTTCCGCTGCCGCCCGCGCAAACTTATCGGCCAGAAATCGGGTATCGTAACCGATTAATACGGGTCGATCTTGAGAATAGGCAGATTTGAGATAAAGCGCGATCGCTCTTGTGACTTTTCGGACATTGGGAAAGGTAAAATCATCTGCGATAATTCCTCGCCAACCATCCGTGCCAAACTTGATCTCTACCATAGCGGGCTAATACCAACGATTCCTCACTAATATACACGTTCCCTTTGCTAGGGACGGACTATGATGCTCTGAATTTTTGCATCTGCCTTGTATTGGGAGGTTTCGTTATATTCGTCTTGAGATTCGGGGTAAATTCCGGCTAAGTCGCCTCGGTTGGCGTTCCCTAAGCCAAAGAGCAGTTTTTGGGGTTGGTTGGCAAAGCGCGCCGCTTCTCGACCTTCACTAGAATAGTTATAAGATAAGGTGGGTTGACCGTAGACAGCCTCGGCGGTTTGGATGGGGGTTTGCGGGCCAACTCCATCAACTGTACGATATTGAGGATTTTCGGTATAAATTAGCTCAATTGGGTCGCCATCTTGCAAAGTCGTCCCTGCGGGATAGAGGATATAGTATTGCGCTTCGCCATTTTGCCGAACTGCGATCGCATCGAAGTCTACAATATAGGGCGACTCTACCCGAAATTCTGCGTTACTCCCCAAAGCCTGTTTCAGTTCTCCCAGACTCATTCCAATCTTAGCTTCACCAATACCTGTATCAGAGATGAGTTTAGAGGGGTCATTTTCAGATTGAGGAACTACAGGCGTTGAAGCAGCAGTAGGATAAACCGTAGGGTTCGGGGAAGCGGCAGGAGTCGGTGTATTCTGATTGCAACCTACCAGTAAAATCAGCAAACCACAGAGGAAGAGAGGGGATTTCATTAGTAAATAGTCGCGAATATAACAAGTCTTAGTCTGAGGCTACACAACTTTGGGCTGCGATTTCGCGGGGAAGACTCATTCTCCTCTTTTGGGATGAGCCAAT contains these protein-coding regions:
- a CDS encoding SLC13 family permease, with product MTKMPTVQTRKQAQRPPESIWTRFESKPSPKTQVKPKRQFRWVVDAVWPLASLAVAAIAILLPGSLPTQARLSLFAFALAVILWSTTRLNAAYIALIAMLLLVLSGGSPQEQLFDALASDIIWLMIGAFILGGAVQKTGLASRLTQLVVARAHNVSSVFWLVTTLLILLAFVIPSTSGRAAVVIPIFRSIAKAAGDRRITRALALLMPTIILVSTISALVGAGSHLIALDLLQQISSESISFLQWSIYGLPFGIVASYLSCWIVMRLFLDRKRRQRPIRVPQQAANRPLSQAEWTTLGIITGTIALWLTADWHGLEIATVTVVAAALLTAPGIGVLSWKDGLKAVSWNLIIFVGAALVLGHALIDSGAAQWIIDRLFGATGIAQASSPAILLLILSFISLTSHIYMTSHTARAAALVPALLYLGSSLQLNPVAVLFISTVGMDYCLTFPVSSKALLMFQELEGETYQPSDLLYLSAVLLLVHLVLMLAFYYGYWRWIGLAL
- a CDS encoding phosphoglucomutase/phosphomannomutase family protein, whose amino-acid sequence is MVEIKFGTDGWRGIIADDFTFPNVRKVTRAIALYLKSAYSQDRPVLIGYDTRFLADKFARAAAEILAELGWTVKIADRDCPTPAIAYNAKLLNSAGALMFTASHNPARYCGIKYIPDYAGPATPEITDAIVANLENATDDSPRQVPSQLISKFDPKPAYLDFLRTLVDLDTIRAAKLKVRYDALYATSRGYLDALLEECGCQLESFHTHRDVLFGGGMPEPTPDQLGALMTAVKASGADVGLATDGDSDRFGIVDEQGNVLTPNTVLLLLARHLIQNKGKTGAIVRTVATTHLLDNLAERYGLECFETPVGFKYIGEKMRQTDVLIGGEESGGLSIIGHIPEKDGILANLLVVEAIASEGKPLSQLVEEAIAQTGGPRYNHRIDLHLEDAHKAAVIATYQQNPPNAIAGIGVKQVSHKDGLKLYLEDGGWVLLRPSGTEPLMRVYLETDSLEKQAQIAAFLETLIQAVSPVAA
- a CDS encoding LapA family protein; amino-acid sequence: MNTFPLFLISIIFALWVSAIALVSVQNAAPVSLRFLVFESIQLPFGLVLAFSASIGLIAGAILIPLWGLPSASRRSSASVNAADEDDEFDF
- a CDS encoding HAMP domain-containing sensor histidine kinase; this encodes MNLRQKLLTTFGGLALLALTTAGMTVWAIAQWQSSNAQLEAHYERSLLLQRIQASVFRAFKEVPDAVSGGDLDAAEEFDAFLGPIETDFERWAALADTAEEEQQVEEVRLAYQQLVASAQRVFALVDAGQRREAFVLLEGELEDEDFESFQTLTEQAIASDRDYRSSVHRQVQRTLDTTRIVLAIAAFGTTSLILLLFAYLASDLFSPLREVKQALEDVTTGDFQRQLDEERADEIGDIHRAFNQMMAALQLREQMAGLGAIPAHSEPVWQERPSRVTLHRLVSQLRSRVTQLNSEVNGNGATAVIPKQELIQQLDRLLQAVTRVTEFGFPLDLNLARTDIRTLIYEVLLRFHDELAQRAISLELDIGLEVKFATVDRLKLREAIGELVRNALAALPEMGGRVGVRANLSTEGTELLIEVADNGRGAELPLVPLESEDHPGVGLQLTRAIVEQHGGHLVIDSQPGVGTYVQMQLPLRD
- a CDS encoding glycerate kinase, whose protein sequence is MTLNILIAPSGFKESLEADEVADCIEAGILRVLPSARIQKAPLVDGGEGFTRGLVNATGGTLHSAIVTGPVGQSVAAHFGFLGGDGPRTAVLEMAAAAGLRLVPREARNPLLTTTYGVGELIKAALDAGAERILVGCGDSGTNDGGAGMAQALGVRLLNAEGEEIGRGGGELIHLDRIDMSQRDPRLAEVQIDVACNWHNLLCGPKGVARVFGPQKGASPETVEQMAAALDRYAEIIQRDLDLDVREAPGSGASGGLGTGLSALVGATLHPRYDIVMQYLDLETLLQESDLAITAEGSIDFQTPRGKIPAEVGRRAKKYGIPVVAIAGTIGEDAQVNFDCGIDSFESILDGPCSLEDAIANACELVTNAAERLTRLLLVGQRLSA
- a CDS encoding GAF domain-containing protein; amino-acid sequence: MTILLPSNEIQRLKILAQYQILDTPPDTRFDDLAFLAAQVCQAPIALIGFVDRDRLWVKAKVGNINNELDRQLLPWDEIVAQQGVWTSQGHPPLKMAVNGTSQTLPLYAAVPIFTSDGYALGLMGVMDDRDRPLSPSQQQALQALSRQVTALLDSHRDTLPASDRNGQFSSEEAIAYPSNLKIVKILESITDAFFTLDRQWRFTYLNSRAEQILLRNRKQLQNTHLWEEFPELANSTFRGEFERAMSRQVTVHFEEFYSLLSIWLEVKAYPYQEGLSVYFRDVTTRKQAEAELLERSYLSTLATEVGTILVQGGTLPDILERCANAIVQELDIAGAKIWLFATDSQMLELQAVAGQLSYSEAFPVRIAIGISIIGFIAHNRQPYHTNNLLKDAWFGASTWAEEEQLSAFAGYPLIVEDRLIGVMAVFSKRAFSVELDNTLSWVANAIAVAVDRSWAREALMSRRESLLFQLANQIRKSLDLNTILTTAVSEIRNLLNIDRCQFMWCWPHQAYLSITHESAASDIASGLGDFSPTDTTILMEKIQNLETLRIEETHDSTSELAEDTDLGILQASLFHQGISSQLLVPLETRTGQLGAIICSHCSGPRPWSNSEVELLQAVTDQLAIAIDQAELYAQSHAAAFAAKTQAEQLSEALETLKSTQAQLIQHEKMSSLGQMIAGIAHEINNPVNFITGNLTHASNYIEDLMDLLKLYQDYYPNADRTIQDKTQDIDLEFLEEDLPSLLESMQVGAERIRQIVLSLRNFSRLDESEMKPVNIHEGIDNTLMILQHRLKPKTANQAIQVIKEYGDLPQIGCYPGQLNQVFMNILSNAIDALEASSELSAVVPVTSYSSSLPLMPTIWIQTKYINDQWIAIHVIDNGQGMSEEVRSRLFDPFFTTKPVGKGTGLGLSISYQIVVEKHKGKLQCFSEVGKGAEFIIAIPVAPTEPLT